The genomic interval CCCGGCGTATTGGAATTGCCCGGGCTTTAAGCCTGCGGCCTGATCTGCTGGTTTGCGATGAGCCCACAGCCGGCCTGGATGTTTCGATAAAAGCAGCGGTGATAAACCTTATGATCCGCCTGCAGGAAGAACTTGATTTGACCTACCTGTGGATTTCCCACGATCTGCACGTTGTCAAGCATATTAGTGATAGGCTGGGGGTTATGTATCTGGGTAAAATGATGGAGAAAGGCGATTCCGATGTCATATTCAGAGAACCACTGCATCCCTATACCAGTGCTCTTTTCCGGTCATCCCCCGGGGTCGAGAGCGACGAGAAAGAAAATTTTGTGCTGGAAGGGGAGGTGCCCAGCCCTATAAATCCTCCTCCGGGCTGCAGCTTTCATCCCCGCTGTCAACATGCCATGGATGTCTGCCGGCAGCAGGAACCTGACCTTCAAAAAATAGATGAACGGCTGGTTGCCTGTCACCTCTATGATTAGCCGCAAAATATTTTAGCTCCAGGATGAGCTACTTTAAGTTGATTTTTTGCCTGCTATTTTATTTTAAGATTTTAATATGAGAATTTCAATAATGTAAAAGACATGGGACAGGAGGTGATCAAAACGTTTTAAAGAGGAGATCAGAGATACTAGCCGGGATCAATTTACAGAGCAGTTGTTGAGAAATTTTGCCGGGAAATATATCAACTGGAGGTTTTTAATGATGAAAAATTTACGCTATGTTATTATTGCAATTTTGGTGCTGCTTCTGGCAGCCGGCGCTTTCGGCAGCGATGAAGCTGCAGCCATGGATAATTCCACCCTGCGTATAGCCACACTGGATCATACTCAGACACTCGATCCTCCCTATCTCAATACGCTCTGGAATGACGGCAACATCATGTTTGATATATTTGATGGGCTGGTCCAGTATAAACCGGGAACTTTCGAGATCGAGCCCGGACTGGCCACCGACTGGGAAATATCTGATGATAATCGTGAGATAACTTTCTATCTGCGTGAAGGAGTTCAATTTCACGGAGATTACGGTGAATTTACCGCTGAAGATGTAAAATTCAGCTTCGAAAGGATTGCTGAAGATGATACAGTTCCCGACCACGAACAGTTTCTATATTTAGAGGAAGTAGAGGTTGTCGACGATTACACGGCTGTACTGCATCTGGAAGAACCCATGGCTCAGCTTTTTACTACCAGCCTGCCCTACAATGCCGGGCTTATAGTCTCCTCAAAAGCAGTTGAGGAGATGGGCAGAGAAAACTTCGCTCAAAATCCGATAGGCACCGGCCCTTATAAATTTGAAAGCTGGGAAGAAGATATCGTTCTGAGCCGGAATGAGAATTACTGGGATCAGGAGGCTTTTGTCGAGGGATCGCCTGAAAGAGTCGTATACACTCCCATGAGCGACGCTTTCGCCCGGGGTTCTGCCGTTCAGACAGCCGAGATCGATATAGCAGAAACCAGTCTGGATATGAAAGATTCGCTGGAAGCAGAGACCGGTGTTGATGTCAAAATAACTGAAGGAAGAGGATACTGGTGGATAAACTTCACCGCCGATAAAGAGCCGATGGATGATATAAATCTCAGAAAAGCGCTGCGTTATATCATAAGCCCTGATGATATTATCGCCGGAGCCTTCGCCGGTCTGGCCGAGAGAGTCGACACCATGCTGGCTTCTGAATACGTCGGTTACTGGGAGGATGCGCCCGCTTATGACGTCGAAGATGTGGGGGAAAATCACATCTGGCAGCTTCTGGAAGAGGCCGGGTATCCGGAAGGAGAGGGTCTTGAGCTTTCAATGAGGACAGGAACCTCTGATGAGAGGCGGCTTACTGCCGAGATCGTTCAGGATCAGCTGGCAGACTGGAACATCGAAGCTTCTATAGAAACCATGGAGATGGGAGCGTTGATTGATTCCGCTCAGGAAGGAACTCATCACCTGGGTGTCGATGTATTCACTACCACTCCCGATCCTGTTTATAATACACAGTGGTTTCAAAGCGGTCATCACTGGAACTTTTTCCAGTGGGGAAGCGAAGAATATGACGAACTGTGGCAGGAACTTTCCCGCACCATTGCTGAAGAGAAACAGCAGGAAATAGCCGTCGAGATGCAAAAAATTCTCGACGAAGAGGTTTTGGCCACCTGGCTTACCTATGGAGCAAAAGTATGGGGATTGAGCGAAAATGTTGAAGAAATGACAATTCAGCCGGATAACATCATCATCATACCGCACCGAACCAGCATGACAGAATTTTAATCCGGACCATAACTTTCTAAACTATAAATTCCCGGGCGCCAGGCGGTGTCCGGGAATAATATTGAAGAAACTCATCTATACAAAATATTGAAGGGAGTTCAAGTTTATGATCAGGCCTGAAGATAAATTTGCTATAAATCCTTTGAACTATCTTTCCCGTGAGGATATGCAGACCATTCACTCTGCTGCGATGCAAGTTCTGGAAGAAGAAGGGGTTGAAGTCTATCACGAAAAAGCTGTAAAGATGCTTTCTGAAGCCGGGGCTTTCATTGAAAAAAATGACAGCGAGGAAGGGGCCAGAGTCTATATACCCACCCATCTGGCGGAATGGGCCCTGGATCAACCGCCTACCCGTGTTACCCTTTACGATCGCGAGGGAGAAGCTTCTCTTTATTTGGAAAGAAGAAATGCCTATTATGGAACCGGCTCGGACTGCCCCTATTTGCTGGACGGCTTCACCGGAGAGAGACGGGCCTTTGAATATGAAGATGTTGAAGATGCGGTCAGATTGGTCGACAGCCTGGACAATATTGATTTTGCAATGTCCATGGGGCTCATTTCTGATGTCGATAAACAGCTTTCCTATCAGCATGAGTTCGCTCTGATGCTGAGGCATACTACCAAACCTCATGTGATTACCGCTGGGGATAGAGCTTCTCTCAAAGATCAGGCGGAGATGGCGGCGGCTGTTCGGGGAGGCATGGAGGAGCTGAAAAGAAAGCCTATTTTTGCTCTTTATGATGAGCCGACCTCCCCTCTGATGCATTCCTTTGAAGCTGTAGATAAGCTGCTTTACATGGCCGAAAATAGCCTGCCCACCAATTATTCACCTGGGATGATGGCTGGGTCGACCGGCCCGATCACGATGGCGGGGGCAATGACTCAGGCGAATGCCGAAATTATCTCCGGTCTGGTAATTCATCAGCTGAAAAATCCCGGAGCACCTTTCATTTATGGAGCTGGGACCTCGCCGGTGGATATGAACAGCATGCAGCCTACCTATTCTGCTCCGGAAGCGGTGGTCAGTCAGGCGGGCCTGACCGAAATCGGTCGTGAGCTCTACGAGCTTCCCACCTGGGGTTTTGCAGGCTGCAGCTCTTCAAAACTGGCTGACAGTCAGGCTGTATATGAAGCTTCTAATTACATGATGATGGCTGGAGTTACGGGAACAAACTTAATTCACGATGTGGGTTATCTGGAATCCGGCATGACTTTCTCCTTTGATCTGCTGGTGATGTGTGATGAAATTATAGGTCAGATTAGAAGGATGATGGATGGAATCAGGATCGATGAAGAATATCTGGCCCTCGATGCTATAGGTCGGGTCGGGCCCGGAGGACATTATCTGGGGGATGAACACACATTTAACCACTTTAAAGAAAACTGGCAGCCTGAACTCACTGATAGAGATACCTTTGAAAACTGGCAGGAAAGAGGAAGCACTTCCATGCTGGACAGAACCAGGGGAAAAATCGAGGATATTCTGGAAAACCACGAGACCGAAAAACTCTCAGCAGAGGCGGATAAAAAGATAGATGCCATAATTGCAGAGGCAGCAAAAAGAGAGAAGGTGAGTTCTGATGAAAGAGCCAGAAAATAATGGGGAAGATGGTGATTTTGCTACCAGAGGAATTCACAGCGGGGAAAACACCTGCTCACGAACAGGCGCTTTAAAGGCTCCTGTATATTATGCCTCCAGTTTTGAATTTGAAGGGGTGGAAGATGGAGCCCAAAAATGCGAGGATTTCCATGCTGGTTATTGTTATACCAGGCAGAGCAATCCCAGCCAGACTGTATTTGAAGGCAAAATAGCGGAGCTGGAAGAGGCAGAGGCTGCACTGGCTTTTGCTACCGGGACCGGGGCTGTAAGCGGTCTGCTTTTGCATCATCTAACCCCGGGAGATCATGTCATCGCTGACAAAACAACCTATAGCTCGACGCATTATGTGCTGGAGAATTTGCTCGGAAAATTTGGAGTGAATACTTCTTTTATCGATACTGGTGATCTTGAGAAGGTGGAAGAGGCTATCAGAGAAGAAACAGAGCTTATTTATATAGAATCGCCCGCCAACCCCACCATAAAAATTATCGATATAGAGGGGATAGCAGATCTGGGAAGAAAGCACAGCATATTGACTGCTATAGACAGCACTTTTGCCACGCCCTATCTGCAGAGCCCTCTTAATCTGGGCATGGATGTCGTCATTCACAGCGCTACCAAGTATATAGGAGGGCATTCTGATGCCATGGGTGGTGTTCTGGCGGGAAGTCAAAAAATGATGGACAACATCCGCCATGACACCCTGAAAAACATCGGGGCGGTAATATCTCCCAGAAATGCCTATATATTTTCGCGCGGTCTGGAAACTCTTGAGGTCAGAATGAAAAAACACTGCCGGAGTGCCCGAAAAATAGCCGGATTTTTTAAAGAGCATGAAAAGATAAAAAATGTTAACTATCCCGGCCTGGAATCACATCCGGGGCATGAAAATGCCAGAAAACAGATGACGGATTACGGCGGCATGATAAGTTTTGAAGTAAAAGGTGGGCTGGAAGCCGGCAAAAAAGTTATGGAAAATGTCGAGCTCTGCACACTGGCCGTCGACCTGGGTCATGTAAAAACTTTGATAGAGCACCCCGCTTCGATGACCCACTGGTATGTGGATAGAGAACAGAGATTGGAATCGGGTATCACAGATGGCCTGGTGAGAATTTCGATCGGCCTGGAAGATGCTGAAAATATCCGGGAGGATCTGGAGCAGGCTTTAGCTTCTCTGTGACTTCAAAAACAAATATTATTTATGAGGAGAACTTCCCCTGAATAAGCGCAGCCAGCGCGCCAGCTGCTGCTATATTCAGGGGGGCTTCTAATGCCGAAAGACATTAGCCCCCACCTATATTCACCGGTCGGTTCAGCTTTTCAACCTTTGTATCAGCTCCTCCTCATCTGCGATCGGAGGCCGGCAGGTCCTGCCCTCACAGATATATGCAGTCCATTCTGTTTTTTCTTTCAGCTGACGCGAGGCGGCCTGCTCATTCACCTCTGCCAGCTTTTCCCGGGTGTGATCATTTATCAGCATAGGCGAGGTGAAGGGCAGATATTTGCGGTTTAGCCCCTCGAGCAGCCCTGACATTTTGTCTCCCTCTTTTTCTGTGACCAGATAAAGAAGGCGGCGGTCTGCAGTCAGACCGGCGGCAGCGGTGAGCAGCGCCGTAAAGCTCTGCGGATGTTTTTTCAGCTGACCGTAAACCGCTTCCAGGATTTTGACCGCCTTATCTGTCAGCTCAAAATCTCCTATCAGGCCGGAGAGTTCGATCCAGTTTTCGGCGGCTATAGAATTGGCCGAGGGAAGAGCCCCATCCTGAAAGTTTTTCCTGGTCAGCGGCAGATCATCGCTGTCGGAACGAGTTTGATTCAGGCCACCCTGTTCTTCATCCCAGAATTCCGTCAGAAGCTCGTCGTTCAGTGCGCGGGCCAGCTTGAGATGTTCCGGATTTTGATCTGCCCGATAAAGCTCGATAATCCCTCTGATCAAAAAAGCGTAATCCCGGGCATATCCCTGATAACGACTCTCGCCCCGGCAGTACCGGGCGTAAAGTTTAACTTCGTTTTCGTTCTCTTGCAGATACTCTTTGATAAATCCGAGATTTCTGCGGGCGATTTCCAGATATTTTTCCTCCTGAAGCACCCTGCCAGCCCGGGCGAAGGCGGCCAGAGCCAGACCGTTCCAGCCGGTGAGCACCTTTTCATCCCGGAAGGGCCGCTGACGCTTTTCCCTTTCCTGGAAAAGCCGGGTTAACTCCTCATTCCATTCCTGCCAGATCTTATCCCGGCCCCTGATATTTTCCGGACCCCTGCCCAGCAGATTGGGTATATTCTTGCCCTCAAAATTTCCCGATTTTGTTATAGCGAACTCACTGCAAAATTTCTCACCTTTTTCTTTGCCCAGAATATCGATGATTTCCTCTTTCTCCCATATATAATATTTGCCCTCTTCACCTTCGACATCGGCATCCTCGGCCGTGTAAAAACCGCCTTTTTCTCCCAGCAGATCGCGTTCGAGATAGGTGAGTATCTCGCGGGCGGTGCGGGCGTAACTCCCGGTTCCGGTCAGCTGATAGGCTTCCAGATAGGCCGAAGCGAGCAGGGCGTTATCATATAACATCTTTTCAAAGTGCGGTATAAGCCAGCGCCGATCGGTGGCATAGCGGGAAAAACCGAAGCCGATCTGGTCATATATACCTCCGGCTGCCATCGTGTCCAAAGTTTTTAAAGCCATTTTTTTCAAACTTTCATCGCCGGTGATGTGGTGATAGCGGAGCAAAAACAGCAGAGTATGGGGCTGGGGAAATTTGGGAGCGGAGCCGAAGCCGCCGAATTTTTCATCGAAACTCTCTCGCAGCCCGGAAACGGCGCCGTCGCAAAGCTTTTTCAGCTCTGTCCGTTCAGGGCTATCTTCGCCTCCTTTAAATTCTTCTCCCACAGATATCCGGGCCGGCTGAGTTTTTTTGTGCTTATCCGAGAGTGAATTGATGATTTTTTTGCCCCTTTCGATCAGGGAGTCCGGATTCTGCTGCCACTGCCGGCCGATCTCCTCCAGAATCTGGATGAGCTGAGATTTGGGCAGATAGGTCCGGGCGAAAAAAGGTTTTTTATCCGGGGTCATCACCACCGTCAGCGGCCAGCCGCCCCGGCCGGTGATGGCCTGGCAGACCTCCATATAAAGGCTGTCGACGTCGGGCTGCTCTTCCCGATCGACCTTGATGGGGATGAAGTTTTCGTTTAAAACCTCTCCCACCTCCTGATCCGAAAAGGATTCTTCCTCCATCACATGACACCAGTGACAGGTGGAATAACCGCTGGAAAGAAAGACGGGTCTTTTCTGCTGGCGGGCCAGCTGGAAGGCTTTTTCATCCCAGGGCTGCCAGGCGACAGGATTTTCAGCGTGCTGTCGTAGATAGGGGCTTTTTTCTTCATTCAGCCTGTTCTCGATTGTCATAATATCACCCTTTCAAAATCGAAATTGCTTATCAATTCAGGACAGCCTGCTGATCAGCTTTTCCAGATATCGAGATTTCAGCTGATCGCTG from Halarsenatibacter silvermanii carries:
- a CDS encoding ABC transporter substrate-binding protein, with the protein product MMKNLRYVIIAILVLLLAAGAFGSDEAAAMDNSTLRIATLDHTQTLDPPYLNTLWNDGNIMFDIFDGLVQYKPGTFEIEPGLATDWEISDDNREITFYLREGVQFHGDYGEFTAEDVKFSFERIAEDDTVPDHEQFLYLEEVEVVDDYTAVLHLEEPMAQLFTTSLPYNAGLIVSSKAVEEMGRENFAQNPIGTGPYKFESWEEDIVLSRNENYWDQEAFVEGSPERVVYTPMSDAFARGSAVQTAEIDIAETSLDMKDSLEAETGVDVKITEGRGYWWINFTADKEPMDDINLRKALRYIISPDDIIAGAFAGLAERVDTMLASEYVGYWEDAPAYDVEDVGENHIWQLLEEAGYPEGEGLELSMRTGTSDERRLTAEIVQDQLADWNIEASIETMEMGALIDSAQEGTHHLGVDVFTTTPDPVYNTQWFQSGHHWNFFQWGSEEYDELWQELSRTIAEEKQQEIAVEMQKILDEEVLATWLTYGAKVWGLSENVEEMTIQPDNIIIIPHRTSMTEF
- a CDS encoding trans-sulfuration enzyme family protein, with protein sequence MKEPENNGEDGDFATRGIHSGENTCSRTGALKAPVYYASSFEFEGVEDGAQKCEDFHAGYCYTRQSNPSQTVFEGKIAELEEAEAALAFATGTGAVSGLLLHHLTPGDHVIADKTTYSSTHYVLENLLGKFGVNTSFIDTGDLEKVEEAIREETELIYIESPANPTIKIIDIEGIADLGRKHSILTAIDSTFATPYLQSPLNLGMDVVIHSATKYIGGHSDAMGGVLAGSQKMMDNIRHDTLKNIGAVISPRNAYIFSRGLETLEVRMKKHCRSARKIAGFFKEHEKIKNVNYPGLESHPGHENARKQMTDYGGMISFEVKGGLEAGKKVMENVELCTLAVDLGHVKTLIEHPASMTHWYVDREQRLESGITDGLVRISIGLEDAENIREDLEQALASL
- a CDS encoding trimethylamine methyltransferase family protein; the encoded protein is MIRPEDKFAINPLNYLSREDMQTIHSAAMQVLEEEGVEVYHEKAVKMLSEAGAFIEKNDSEEGARVYIPTHLAEWALDQPPTRVTLYDREGEASLYLERRNAYYGTGSDCPYLLDGFTGERRAFEYEDVEDAVRLVDSLDNIDFAMSMGLISDVDKQLSYQHEFALMLRHTTKPHVITAGDRASLKDQAEMAAAVRGGMEELKRKPIFALYDEPTSPLMHSFEAVDKLLYMAENSLPTNYSPGMMAGSTGPITMAGAMTQANAEIISGLVIHQLKNPGAPFIYGAGTSPVDMNSMQPTYSAPEAVVSQAGLTEIGRELYELPTWGFAGCSSSKLADSQAVYEASNYMMMAGVTGTNLIHDVGYLESGMTFSFDLLVMCDEIIGQIRRMMDGIRIDEEYLALDAIGRVGPGGHYLGDEHTFNHFKENWQPELTDRDTFENWQERGSTSMLDRTRGKIEDILENHETEKLSAEADKKIDAIIAEAAKREKVSSDERARK
- a CDS encoding thioredoxin domain-containing protein, yielding MTIENRLNEEKSPYLRQHAENPVAWQPWDEKAFQLARQQKRPVFLSSGYSTCHWCHVMEEESFSDQEVGEVLNENFIPIKVDREEQPDVDSLYMEVCQAITGRGGWPLTVVMTPDKKPFFARTYLPKSQLIQILEEIGRQWQQNPDSLIERGKKIINSLSDKHKKTQPARISVGEEFKGGEDSPERTELKKLCDGAVSGLRESFDEKFGGFGSAPKFPQPHTLLFLLRYHHITGDESLKKMALKTLDTMAAGGIYDQIGFGFSRYATDRRWLIPHFEKMLYDNALLASAYLEAYQLTGTGSYARTAREILTYLERDLLGEKGGFYTAEDADVEGEEGKYYIWEKEEIIDILGKEKGEKFCSEFAITKSGNFEGKNIPNLLGRGPENIRGRDKIWQEWNEELTRLFQEREKRQRPFRDEKVLTGWNGLALAAFARAGRVLQEEKYLEIARRNLGFIKEYLQENENEVKLYARYCRGESRYQGYARDYAFLIRGIIELYRADQNPEHLKLARALNDELLTEFWDEEQGGLNQTRSDSDDLPLTRKNFQDGALPSANSIAAENWIELSGLIGDFELTDKAVKILEAVYGQLKKHPQSFTALLTAAAGLTADRRLLYLVTEKEGDKMSGLLEGLNRKYLPFTSPMLINDHTREKLAEVNEQAASRQLKEKTEWTAYICEGRTCRPPIADEEELIQRLKS